The segment TTGCATTGGGGCCCGCTTCCAATGCATTCAGGACTCGGCCCAACATGGCATCGGCGAAGTGGATGGAAGCGAGGTAGGCTTGGATGCCTTTCTTCCATTGGCCTTGGTCTTGGATGTGAGCAAAGTACCGATTCCGTGCCGCCCGTTGTCCAGCTTCGGGGACGTCGTTCAAATCGTCCTCAAGAAAACCCGGTGGTAATTGGATGCTTTCCAGCGGAAAGGGTTCGAAGTACTTCTTGGGAACAAACCAAGGTTCGTGTGGACGATAGATGCCGCAGCCGAGGAAGAAAGGCTTGTCGTGTGATTGACGCAGTTGTTGTCCGATCCATTCGGTGACCGACCAGTCGCCACCAAATTCTTCGTCGGTGACATCCAACGCAGCCCAGTCCGTTTCGACGTACTGCCACGGCCCGCCACGCTTGAGATTGACCGGACGTTGACTTGGGTAAAAGGTTTGCGGAAATGGGTTCTCGGTTTGGGCCGGCGGAAAGTATTCGTCCCAAGAGTTCGCATCAATGAAATAGTGAAGCAGCTTTCCTGAACCCGAAGCACGATAGCCATGTTCGCGAAAGTACTGGGGCAGAATGACATCCTTCGGCATGATCTCACGCATCTGTTGCCGGTTGTCATAGAGTCCGGAACGATTGGGGGATCGCCCAGTGAAGACGGCGGAGCGGCAAGGGTTGCAAGCGGGAGCGGGACAGTGAGCGTTGGTGAACAGGATGCCGCTTTCTGCCAGCCGATCCAGGTTGGGCGTGACCGTCTGCGGATGGCCTTTCAGGCAACCGATCCAATCGTTCAGGTCGTCCATGGCGATGAACAACACATTGGGTGGGGCGGCGGAGTTTTCCGCTTCCGCCTTCGCGGTGGCGGACAACGTGAGCAGGGCGAGAGAAACCAAGATCAGGTAGGTGAACGGGCGGGACCGGATTTGCCATGCTTTCGATGTGGCGGCACCGTTCTCGCGGATTGGTTCACAGCTTCGCGTGCGCAGGAAGGACGTCATCAAAGCAGCCATGTTCAAGGGAAGCAGAGCGGAGGTTGCTGAAAACAAATCGTAGATTCTGCGGTCGCTTGAGCTGACTTAGGTGAGGCACAAGCGGACAGGATCGGATTCAGCAGTCTGGTTTGGATGATAGCCGAGCCGCAAACATGCGTTTGGGATGATTCTGTATCAGCCGGAATTATCACCCGAATCCATCGATTATGCTGTCGTGCGTTGACGCTCAATCGCAGATGTCTATCAGCGAGTCGCAATTCAGATGGCAGAATCGCTTCTGGTCGTCTGTGGAGAAATAACAGAAAGGCAAACGATGAAACGTGGAATCCTATTGGCAGCAGCCTTCTTCAGCGGGTGCATGGTTTCAGCCGGCCCGAGTTGCTTGATCGCTCAGGCCGAACAATCCAATGAAACGACACAAGCCCAGTCCGAGGTTGCAGTGAACGTTTCTGCCGGTGAACAAACGGAGAACTTTTTTGCGATTCCAAATCCGGCGGAAGGTCGCCCAGAGAAGTTGCCGTATCTGCTGTACACGCCCAAGGACTATGTCGCCGGGCAAGAGGTGCCCGTGTTGTTGTTCTTACACGGGCTTGGCGAGAGTGGTGATGGTGACTTTGGAAAGTTGTCGATCCATGGCCCGCCCAAACGCATCGCGAAGGAAGGGCAATCGTTCCCGTTTGTGGTCGTCGCACCACAAAGTCCCAAGCCGGGCAACAGCCGCGAGGAAATTGTGGAGTCATGGCGTGCTAGCGAGTTGATGAGCTTGCTGGATCACATCGAGCAGCATCTGACGATCGATCAAAGTCGGGTCTATCTGTCCGGTTTGAGCATGGGCGGTTTCGGTTCATGGCGATTGGCTGCCAAACATCCGGAGCGGTTTGCCGCGGTGGTGCCCGTGTGTGGCGGAGGCAAGGTTGAGTGGGCGGAAAGTCTGGCCACCGTTCCCATTTGGGCGTTTCATGGCCTGAAAGACAACGTGGTGAAGGTCGAGGAAAGCGAAGAAATGGTGCGGGCCATTCAACGAGCCGGCGGTGATGTGAAGCTAACGATCTATCCCGATGCGGGACATGACAGCTGGACCGAAACCTTTGCGAACCCGGAGGTCTACGCTTGGTTGCTGCGGCATCAGCGTCCGGCCCAATGATTGGTCGGTCGACTGACCGACTGATTCGTTGATCTTGAAGTTGTTCCATTCGGTTCTTTGCTGGGTTTGTACCGTGTTGCGTCTGATTCTTGTTGTTTGTTGCTCGTTGTGGTTGGTTGAGTCCGCTCATTCGGAACGCCCCAATGTCTTGTTGTTCTACATCGA is part of the Rhodopirellula halodulae genome and harbors:
- a CDS encoding carboxylesterase family protein, encoding MKRGILLAAAFFSGCMVSAGPSCLIAQAEQSNETTQAQSEVAVNVSAGEQTENFFAIPNPAEGRPEKLPYLLYTPKDYVAGQEVPVLLFLHGLGESGDGDFGKLSIHGPPKRIAKEGQSFPFVVVAPQSPKPGNSREEIVESWRASELMSLLDHIEQHLTIDQSRVYLSGLSMGGFGSWRLAAKHPERFAAVVPVCGGGKVEWAESLATVPIWAFHGLKDNVVKVEESEEMVRAIQRAGGDVKLTIYPDAGHDSWTETFANPEVYAWLLRHQRPAQ